In a single window of the Motilibacter peucedani genome:
- a CDS encoding UvrD-helicase domain-containing protein, which produces MSAPSTTPAAGSRTVPHGFDLLGELPTGTTVLEASAGTGKTFTIAALVARYLAEGRATMDELLVVSFSREATRELRERVRERLVSTRDGLAAAVAGKPVEGADAVLEHLLDAAPDELARRAARLSDALAGFDSATVTTTHGFSHQVLAALGTASDHDTGAELLERRGDLVAEVADDLFLRKWGPPGAPAPELSREEFGELAAAVVEDPATRLLPDPRVGGLPGTRARIAAAVRQEVDVRKRRRQLLDYDDMLLRLRATLTDPASGPDAVARLRARYSVVLVDEFQDTDPVQWSILSAAFHDARTLVLIGDPKQAIYRFRGADVHAYLQAVESARSVSTLPTNWRSDALLLDGLSAVFSGAALGDERIRVLPVLPEHPGRLVSVPDEPAGQLRPPVQLRVVPRDGRPLTGKGLLGTDDARRLVAADLAAEVVEQLGTARVAPRDGGPERALRPGDIAVLTRLTREARQVEAALREAGVPVVVSSRSSVFGTRAAAEWQLLLEAMEQPHRATRVRRFALGCFVGLSAADLDGPRAAETDALALRLRAWGSVLAERGVAALLEAVSLAQDLQPRLLEQPDGERLLTDLRHVGEALHEASLDAHLGLAALLPWLRRRITEAGSEEARERSRRLESDAAAVQVLTVHTSKGLEFPVVMVPFAWSQWSPEDPASVVFHEGGERLRDVGGPGSPDWAAHVAAHRREEVDDELRLAYVALTRAQGELVLWWAATANTSSSPLHRLLMHSGAEVAPLEVAVPSDAAAVEAFGSRAAASGGGLGVATVAPRPPARWTPPEAPPPPLELALFERRLDDGWRRTSYSALTAAAHEQRLGSEPETPQTEDERDLDQPAVPPSSPAVADAHLRDVRSSWDELQGGTGFGTLVHAVLEHADPSSSASVDETVRTQAARLGPGTDVPALVRALQQALDTPLGPLADGLALSRLALGDRLPELDFELPLSGGDSPAPARVVLADLVPLWRQHCAGDPLADYADALARLEPAPLRGYLTGSIDAVLRVGPAQSRRYVVVDYKTNRLGSRDEPLTAWHYRTEAMHDAMVEAHYPLQALLYEVALHRYLRWRVADYDPARHLGGALYLFLRGMSGPGVTAADGSAPGVFAWQAPASLVVATSELLAGAR; this is translated from the coding sequence GTGAGCGCGCCGAGCACCACCCCCGCCGCAGGCAGCCGGACGGTCCCCCACGGCTTCGACCTGCTCGGCGAGCTCCCGACCGGCACGACGGTCCTCGAGGCCAGCGCCGGCACGGGCAAGACGTTCACCATCGCCGCGCTGGTCGCGCGCTACCTCGCCGAGGGCCGGGCGACCATGGACGAGCTGCTCGTGGTGAGCTTCAGCCGCGAGGCGACCCGCGAGCTGCGTGAGCGCGTGCGCGAGCGACTGGTCAGCACGCGCGACGGCCTCGCCGCGGCCGTCGCCGGCAAGCCGGTCGAGGGCGCCGACGCGGTGCTCGAGCACCTCCTCGACGCTGCACCCGACGAGCTGGCGCGGCGGGCTGCCCGGCTCAGCGACGCGCTGGCCGGCTTCGACTCGGCGACCGTCACCACGACCCACGGCTTCTCCCACCAGGTGCTGGCGGCCCTCGGCACGGCCAGCGACCACGACACCGGCGCCGAGCTGCTCGAGCGGCGCGGCGACCTCGTCGCCGAGGTGGCCGACGACCTGTTCCTGCGCAAGTGGGGACCACCCGGCGCCCCGGCGCCCGAGCTCAGCCGCGAGGAGTTCGGCGAGCTGGCCGCCGCGGTCGTGGAGGACCCGGCCACGCGCCTGCTCCCCGACCCGCGCGTCGGCGGCCTGCCGGGCACCCGGGCACGCATCGCGGCCGCCGTGCGCCAGGAGGTCGACGTCCGCAAGCGCCGGCGCCAGCTGCTCGACTACGACGACATGCTGCTGCGGCTGCGGGCGACCCTCACGGACCCCGCCTCCGGGCCCGACGCCGTGGCACGGCTGCGGGCGCGCTACTCCGTCGTGCTGGTGGACGAGTTCCAGGACACCGACCCCGTGCAGTGGTCGATCCTCTCCGCCGCCTTCCACGACGCCCGCACGCTCGTGCTCATCGGCGACCCGAAGCAGGCGATCTACCGGTTCCGCGGCGCGGACGTGCACGCCTACCTCCAGGCCGTGGAGTCGGCCCGGTCGGTCAGCACGCTGCCCACCAACTGGCGCAGCGACGCCCTGCTCCTCGACGGGCTCTCCGCGGTCTTCTCCGGCGCCGCGCTCGGCGACGAGCGCATCCGGGTGCTGCCCGTGCTCCCCGAGCACCCCGGACGCCTGGTCTCGGTGCCCGACGAGCCGGCCGGACAGCTCCGGCCGCCGGTCCAGCTGCGGGTCGTGCCCCGCGACGGTCGCCCGCTGACGGGCAAGGGCCTCCTCGGCACGGACGACGCCCGCCGGCTCGTGGCCGCAGACCTGGCCGCCGAGGTCGTCGAGCAGCTGGGCACCGCGAGGGTGGCGCCCCGCGACGGCGGGCCGGAGCGGGCCCTGCGCCCGGGCGACATCGCCGTGCTCACCCGCCTCACCCGGGAGGCCCGGCAGGTCGAGGCCGCACTGAGGGAGGCCGGCGTACCCGTCGTCGTCTCCAGCCGCAGCAGCGTGTTCGGCACTCGCGCGGCCGCGGAGTGGCAGCTGCTGCTCGAGGCGATGGAGCAGCCGCACCGCGCCACACGCGTACGCCGCTTCGCCCTCGGCTGCTTCGTCGGCCTCTCGGCCGCCGACCTCGACGGCCCGCGCGCCGCGGAGACCGACGCCCTCGCCCTGCGCCTGCGCGCGTGGGGATCGGTGCTGGCCGAGCGCGGCGTCGCAGCGCTCCTCGAGGCGGTGTCGCTCGCCCAGGACCTCCAGCCGCGCCTGCTCGAGCAGCCCGACGGCGAGCGCCTGCTGACCGACCTGCGCCACGTCGGCGAGGCCCTGCACGAGGCGTCCCTCGACGCCCACCTCGGCCTGGCGGCGCTGCTCCCGTGGCTGCGACGACGCATCACCGAGGCCGGCTCGGAGGAGGCTCGTGAGCGCAGCCGCCGGCTCGAGTCCGACGCGGCAGCGGTGCAGGTGCTCACCGTGCACACGAGCAAGGGGCTCGAGTTCCCGGTGGTCATGGTGCCGTTCGCCTGGAGCCAGTGGTCGCCCGAGGACCCGGCCAGCGTGGTCTTCCACGAGGGCGGCGAGCGCCTGCGCGACGTCGGCGGCCCAGGGTCCCCCGACTGGGCGGCGCACGTCGCGGCCCACCGGCGGGAAGAGGTCGACGACGAGCTGCGACTGGCCTACGTCGCGCTCACGCGCGCGCAGGGCGAGCTGGTGCTGTGGTGGGCCGCGACCGCCAACACGTCGAGCTCGCCGCTGCACCGCCTGCTGATGCACAGCGGTGCCGAGGTCGCGCCCCTCGAGGTCGCCGTGCCCTCCGACGCCGCAGCCGTCGAGGCCTTCGGCTCCCGCGCGGCGGCCAGCGGCGGCGGGCTCGGCGTCGCGACGGTCGCGCCGCGACCGCCGGCCCGGTGGACACCGCCCGAGGCACCCCCTCCGCCGCTGGAGCTCGCCCTCTTCGAGCGCCGGCTCGACGACGGGTGGCGCCGCACCTCCTACAGCGCCCTGACGGCCGCGGCCCACGAGCAGCGGCTCGGCAGCGAGCCCGAGACGCCGCAGACCGAGGACGAGCGCGACCTCGACCAGCCCGCCGTGCCACCCTCCTCGCCGGCGGTGGCCGACGCCCACCTGCGCGACGTCCGCTCGTCGTGGGACGAGCTGCAGGGCGGCACCGGGTTCGGGACCCTCGTCCACGCGGTGCTCGAGCACGCCGACCCCTCCAGCAGCGCGTCGGTGGACGAGACCGTGCGCACGCAGGCGGCGCGCCTGGGGCCGGGGACAGACGTGCCCGCGCTCGTCCGGGCGCTGCAGCAGGCGCTCGACACCCCGCTCGGGCCGCTCGCCGACGGGCTGGCCCTGAGCCGGCTGGCGCTGGGAGACCGGCTGCCGGAGCTCGACTTCGAGCTGCCGCTGAGCGGCGGCGACTCCCCCGCACCGGCGCGCGTCGTGCTGGCCGACCTGGTGCCGCTGTGGCGGCAGCACTGCGCCGGCGACCCGCTGGCCGACTACGCCGACGCGCTGGCGCGGCTGGAGCCCGCTCCCCTGCGCGGCTACCTCACCGGCAGCATCGACGCCGTGCTGCGCGTAGGGCCGGCGCAGAGCCGTCGCTACGTCGTCGTCGACTACAAGACCAACCGCCTCGGCAGCCGAGATGAGCCGCTGACGGCCTGGCACTACCGCACGGAGGCGATGCACGACGCCATGGTGGAGGCGCACTACCCGTTGCAGGCACTGCTCTACGAGGTCGCCCTGCACCGCTACCTCCGCTGGCGGGTGGCGGACTACGACCCCGCTCGCCACCTGGGCGGTGCGCTCTACCTGTTCCTGCGCGGCATGAGCGGACCCGGCGTGACCGCGGCCGACGGCAGCGCGCCCGGGGTGTTCGCGTGGCAGGCACCGGCGTCGCTGGTCGTGGCGACCTCCGAGCTGCTGGCGGGTGCCCGGTGA
- the recC gene encoding exodeoxyribonuclease V subunit gamma has product MLVVHRAAGGTALAGALAEVLAAPLEDPFASEVVAVPAKGVERWLAQRLSHVLGAPGGDGVCANVLFPSPARLLDEVLQAASAEHVEAVERWSPRRSAWALLDVVDACSGEPWCRTLAQHLGSGSTDRGRRVVVVQRLARLFDDYAQSRPQMLRAWAQGRDERGDGLALDADLHWQPELWRRLRAHLAVPSPAELLDDACARLVADPSLSDLPARVSLYGASRLSPARLAVLDALARHRDVHLWLHHASPALWAAGAAGDPPVRRADDRARASLRNPLLASLSRDLLELQQLLRRASPGARDELHAVAPPPHSLLGRLVHDLATDTVPEEPAVLAADDRSVQVHACHGRTRQVEVLREVVLGLLADDPTLEPRDVLVMCPDIETFAPLIAAAFSLGAEDDAAHPAARLRVRLADRALRQTNPLFSVLGQLLELGGARVTATQVLDLAGSDAVRRRFGFDDDEVERLRAWTAAAGVRWGIDSEHRGAWALGGLDQGTWRVGLDRLLLGAAVQDSTGWGTTTGGGTSGGSELGGLTPLDDVDSADIDLAGRFAELLDRLEAALELLTGSHPVAEWMAGLESAVLGLAAPAPDAAWQELALHGELADIAQDAAGATSLVGLADVRAALQRTLAGRPTRASFRTGTMTVCTLVPMRSVPHRVVCLLGLDDGVFPRQTVRDGDDVLARDPWVGERDPRSEDRQLLLDALCAAGEHLVVTYAGADERTGAPVPPAVPLGELLDALDRTAVGLDGRRARDVVTTVHPLQPFDERNFLPGALHRPGPFSFDPLARAGAQAALRPRTATAPFLASPLPPRPPADVELADLLRLLEHPARGFLRQRLEVAVTREEEEPADELPVELDALEAWAVGERMLRDRVSGLEPARCKQLELRRGVLPPGRLGEVLATSIGREVEAVVAASVLERETPPGSIDVDVPLGDGTRLTGTVPGVRAEVLLSLTYSRLGPRHRLRAWVQLLALTASAPAAGWRAVAVGRAASGAARSVLGPLGYDDARSALLDLVALHRDGLRTPLPLPLKTAAAYAEKRHRGMRPEAALATAEQKWRDSRFPGEQSDAEHVLVYGAGAPVAAVVGAQPWHPWRTTSGEAGAFGELARRLWTPLLDEETRVRP; this is encoded by the coding sequence GTGCTCGTCGTCCACCGTGCCGCCGGAGGCACCGCGCTCGCGGGCGCCCTCGCCGAGGTCCTAGCCGCGCCGCTCGAGGACCCCTTCGCCAGCGAGGTCGTCGCCGTGCCGGCCAAGGGCGTCGAGCGGTGGCTGGCGCAGCGGCTGTCGCACGTCCTCGGCGCGCCGGGCGGCGACGGCGTGTGCGCCAACGTGCTGTTCCCCTCCCCCGCGCGCCTGCTCGACGAGGTGCTGCAGGCCGCCTCGGCCGAGCACGTCGAGGCCGTCGAGCGGTGGTCGCCGCGGCGCTCGGCGTGGGCGCTGCTCGACGTCGTCGACGCCTGCTCCGGCGAGCCGTGGTGCCGCACGCTCGCGCAGCACCTCGGCTCCGGCAGCACCGACCGCGGCAGGCGGGTGGTGGTGGTGCAGCGCCTGGCGCGGCTGTTCGACGACTACGCCCAGTCCCGGCCCCAGATGCTGCGCGCCTGGGCGCAGGGCCGGGACGAGCGGGGTGACGGGCTCGCCCTCGACGCCGACCTGCACTGGCAGCCCGAGCTCTGGCGCCGGCTGCGCGCCCACCTGGCCGTCCCGTCGCCCGCCGAGCTGCTCGACGACGCCTGCGCGAGGCTGGTGGCCGACCCGTCGCTCAGCGACCTGCCCGCCCGCGTCTCCCTCTACGGCGCGAGCCGGCTCAGCCCCGCGCGGCTCGCCGTCCTGGACGCCCTCGCGCGCCACCGCGACGTCCACCTGTGGCTGCACCACGCGTCGCCGGCGCTCTGGGCCGCCGGGGCCGCGGGCGACCCGCCCGTCCGGCGCGCCGACGACCGGGCGCGTGCCTCGTTGCGCAACCCGCTGCTGGCCTCGCTCTCGCGCGACCTGCTCGAGCTGCAGCAGCTGCTGCGGCGGGCCTCGCCGGGCGCCCGCGACGAGCTCCACGCCGTCGCACCGCCGCCGCACTCGCTGCTCGGCCGGCTCGTGCACGACCTGGCGACCGACACCGTGCCCGAGGAGCCCGCCGTCCTCGCCGCAGACGACCGCAGCGTCCAGGTTCACGCCTGCCACGGCCGCACGCGCCAGGTCGAGGTGCTGCGCGAGGTCGTGCTCGGGCTGCTCGCCGACGACCCGACCCTCGAGCCGCGCGACGTGCTCGTCATGTGCCCCGACATCGAGACCTTCGCCCCGCTCATCGCCGCGGCCTTCTCGCTCGGCGCCGAGGACGACGCGGCGCACCCGGCGGCGCGGCTGCGCGTCCGGCTGGCCGACCGCGCCCTCCGACAGACCAACCCGCTGTTCTCCGTGCTCGGCCAGCTCCTCGAGCTGGGGGGCGCCCGGGTGACCGCCACGCAGGTCCTCGACCTCGCCGGCAGCGACGCGGTGCGCCGCCGCTTCGGCTTCGACGACGACGAGGTCGAGCGGCTGCGCGCCTGGACGGCCGCAGCAGGCGTGCGCTGGGGCATCGACTCCGAGCACCGCGGCGCCTGGGCGCTGGGCGGGCTCGACCAGGGCACCTGGCGGGTCGGTCTCGACCGGCTGCTGCTGGGTGCGGCGGTGCAGGACTCCACGGGCTGGGGCACGACTACTGGCGGAGGCACCTCCGGGGGCAGCGAGCTGGGCGGCCTCACCCCCCTCGACGACGTGGACAGCGCCGACATCGACCTCGCCGGCCGGTTCGCCGAGCTGCTCGACAGGCTGGAGGCCGCGCTCGAGCTGCTCACCGGCTCCCACCCGGTCGCGGAGTGGATGGCCGGGCTCGAGTCGGCGGTCCTGGGACTCGCGGCCCCCGCGCCGGACGCGGCGTGGCAGGAGCTCGCGCTCCACGGCGAGCTGGCCGACATCGCGCAGGACGCCGCCGGGGCGACCTCCCTGGTCGGACTGGCCGACGTCCGCGCCGCCCTGCAGCGGACGCTGGCCGGGCGGCCCACGCGCGCCAGCTTCCGCACCGGCACGATGACCGTCTGCACGCTGGTGCCGATGCGCTCGGTGCCCCACCGCGTCGTCTGCCTGCTCGGGCTCGACGACGGCGTCTTCCCCCGCCAGACCGTGCGCGACGGCGACGACGTCCTGGCGCGCGACCCGTGGGTGGGCGAGCGCGACCCGCGCAGCGAGGACCGGCAGCTGCTCCTCGACGCGCTGTGCGCCGCCGGCGAGCACCTGGTCGTGACCTACGCCGGCGCCGACGAGCGCACCGGCGCCCCCGTGCCGCCCGCCGTTCCGCTGGGCGAGCTGCTCGACGCGCTCGACCGCACGGCCGTCGGGCTCGACGGCCGGCGTGCCCGCGACGTCGTCACCACCGTCCACCCCCTGCAGCCCTTCGACGAGCGCAACTTCCTGCCTGGGGCGCTGCACCGCCCCGGGCCGTTCAGCTTCGACCCGCTGGCACGGGCCGGCGCGCAGGCGGCGCTGCGCCCGCGCACGGCCACCGCACCGTTCCTGGCCTCCCCGCTGCCGCCCCGACCGCCCGCCGACGTCGAGCTGGCCGACCTGCTGCGCCTGCTCGAGCACCCGGCGCGCGGCTTCCTGCGCCAGCGCCTCGAGGTGGCCGTCACGCGCGAGGAGGAGGAGCCGGCCGACGAGCTGCCGGTCGAGCTCGACGCCCTCGAGGCCTGGGCGGTCGGCGAGCGGATGCTGCGCGACCGGGTGTCGGGGCTGGAGCCCGCACGGTGCAAGCAGCTGGAGCTGCGCCGCGGCGTCCTGCCGCCCGGGCGCCTCGGCGAGGTGCTGGCCACCTCGATCGGGCGCGAGGTCGAGGCCGTGGTCGCCGCGTCGGTGCTCGAGCGGGAGACTCCCCCGGGCAGCATCGACGTCGACGTGCCGCTCGGCGACGGGACGCGGCTCACCGGGACCGTGCCCGGGGTGCGCGCCGAGGTGCTGCTCTCGCTGACCTACTCGCGGCTGGGTCCTCGCCACCGGCTGCGCGCGTGGGTGCAGCTGCTCGCGCTCACCGCCTCCGCGCCGGCCGCCGGCTGGCGGGCGGTGGCGGTGGGCCGGGCCGCCTCCGGCGCCGCGCGCAGCGTGCTCGGTCCCCTCGGCTACGACGACGCCCGGAGCGCCCTGCTCGACCTCGTCGCCCTCCACCGCGACGGCCTGCGGACCCCCCTGCCGCTGCCGCTGAAGACCGCCGCCGCCTACGCCGAGAAGCGCCACCGCGGCATGCGCCCCGAGGCAGCACTGGCGACGGCCGAGCAGAAGTGGCGCGACAGCCGCTTCCCCGGCGAGCAGTCCGACGCCGAGCACGTCCTCGTCTACGGCGCCGGCGCGCCCGTGGCGGCCGTCGTCGGAGCGCAGCCGTGGCACCCGTGGCGGACCACGAGCGGGGAGGCGGGCGCCTTCGGCGAGCTGGCCCGCCGGCTCTGGACCCCGCTGCTCGACGAGGAGACGAGGGTCCGACCGTGA
- a CDS encoding VOC family protein, translating to MTYSFQLTVDSTAPHDLADWWAETLGWEVEPSDEQFIERMVGAGHASAEDTTRHRGVLVWRAGAALRHPEGLPGAPRVLFQLVPEDKVVKNRLHLDLRTGEDDVEAVVGGLVARGATRLHDGRQGPSVWVTMQDPQGNEFCVSR from the coding sequence ATGACGTACTCCTTCCAGCTCACCGTCGACTCCACCGCGCCCCACGACCTCGCCGACTGGTGGGCCGAGACCCTCGGGTGGGAGGTCGAGCCGAGCGACGAGCAGTTCATCGAGCGGATGGTCGGCGCAGGGCACGCCTCCGCCGAGGACACGACCCGGCACCGCGGCGTGCTGGTGTGGCGCGCGGGCGCGGCGCTCCGGCACCCCGAGGGGCTGCCCGGGGCGCCGCGTGTCCTCTTCCAGCTGGTGCCCGAGGACAAGGTGGTCAAGAACCGGCTCCACCTCGACCTGCGCACCGGCGAGGACGACGTCGAGGCCGTGGTCGGAGGGCTGGTCGCGCGCGGCGCCACCCGCCTCCACGACGGCCGCCAGGGCCCGAGCGTCTGGGTGACCATGCAGGACCCGCAGGGCAACGAGTTCTGCGTCTCCCGCTGA
- a CDS encoding NAD-dependent epimerase/dehydratase family protein, translated as MKVLLTGGTGLVGRGVLKALVAHGHEVTALVRSDASAATVAQAGATPLLGDITDVAWLTGQLRQVDGAVHAATTGEGDAVAFDRGVASAAAEAFAGTGKPYVHTGGAWVWGQGADVREDQPFDAPQITAWRADVEKVALTIDGARGTVVAPGIVYGYGTGIPQVLVQGPVVDGALTLVGDGSQHWTTVHSDDLGELYVRVLEDGAAGDYYIGASGQNPTVRELGEAAARGRGLSGAVVAEPVEASRERLGAAFADALLLDQQTSAAKSKALGWTPAGPSLVDELASGSYAS; from the coding sequence ATGAAGGTCCTGCTCACCGGTGGCACAGGTCTGGTCGGTCGCGGCGTGCTGAAGGCGCTCGTGGCGCACGGCCACGAGGTCACCGCACTCGTACGCAGCGACGCCTCCGCCGCGACGGTCGCCCAGGCGGGCGCGACGCCCCTGCTCGGCGACATCACCGACGTCGCCTGGCTGACGGGCCAGCTCCGGCAGGTCGACGGCGCCGTCCACGCCGCGACGACCGGCGAGGGCGACGCGGTGGCGTTCGACCGCGGCGTGGCCTCGGCGGCCGCCGAGGCGTTCGCCGGCACCGGCAAGCCCTACGTCCACACCGGCGGCGCGTGGGTCTGGGGCCAGGGCGCCGACGTCCGCGAGGACCAGCCCTTCGACGCACCGCAGATCACCGCGTGGCGCGCCGACGTCGAGAAGGTCGCGCTGACCATCGACGGCGCGCGCGGCACCGTGGTCGCGCCCGGCATCGTCTACGGCTACGGCACCGGGATCCCGCAGGTGCTCGTGCAGGGCCCGGTCGTCGACGGCGCCCTGACGCTGGTCGGCGACGGCTCGCAGCACTGGACGACCGTGCACTCGGACGACCTCGGCGAGCTCTACGTCCGGGTGCTCGAGGACGGCGCCGCCGGCGACTACTACATCGGCGCCAGCGGCCAAAACCCGACGGTCCGCGAGCTCGGCGAGGCGGCCGCGCGCGGGCGCGGGCTGTCCGGCGCCGTGGTGGCGGAGCCGGTCGAGGCGAGCCGCGAGCGGCTCGGCGCCGCGTTCGCCGACGCCCTGCTCCTCGACCAGCAGACCTCGGCCGCCAAGTCGAAGGCGCTCGGCTGGACCCCCGCCGGCCCCTCGCTCGTCGACGAGCTCGCCTCGGGCTCCTACGCCTCCTAG
- a CDS encoding hemerythrin domain-containing protein — translation MTESTVQRDVIDILTEDHREFLTLVAGIKVAQDGEEKRDLTDTLIAELVRHAVAEEMYVYPAMKKHLPDGAEAVEHDTKEHKELEATMKKLEGDDSGSTEFLEHLGELEEILRDHVDDEESDQFPKLRANIPAAELVEMGEKVVAAKEAAPTRPHPLAPNNAVFHKLVGPGVGFVDRLRDKLTGRNQHEEQL, via the coding sequence ATGACCGAGTCGACAGTCCAGCGCGACGTCATCGACATCCTCACCGAGGACCACCGCGAGTTCCTGACCCTGGTCGCCGGCATCAAGGTCGCCCAGGACGGCGAGGAGAAGCGCGACCTCACCGACACGCTGATCGCCGAGCTGGTGCGCCACGCGGTCGCCGAGGAGATGTACGTCTACCCGGCGATGAAGAAGCACCTGCCCGACGGTGCCGAGGCCGTGGAGCACGACACCAAGGAGCACAAGGAGCTCGAGGCCACGATGAAGAAGCTCGAGGGCGACGACTCGGGCAGCACCGAGTTCCTCGAGCACCTCGGCGAGCTGGAGGAGATCCTGCGCGACCACGTCGACGACGAGGAGTCCGACCAGTTCCCGAAGCTGCGTGCGAACATCCCGGCCGCCGAGCTGGTCGAGATGGGCGAGAAGGTCGTCGCAGCCAAGGAGGCCGCGCCGACCCGGCCGCACCCGCTCGCGCCCAACAACGCGGTCTTCCACAAGCTCGTCGGCCCGGGCGTCGGGTTCGTCGACCGGCTGCGCGACAAGCTCACCGGCCGCAACCAGCACGAGGAGCAGCTCTAG
- a CDS encoding GrpB family protein, whose amino-acid sequence MSDWPVWATEDVHVVPADPAWAQLGEALRTRLDVLLAPWLTAPVEHVGSTSVPGLDAKPVLDVQAQVRDLACAEELADVLAPEGWNYVPPELDERAWRRFYVLVRDDRRAAHLHVMTAGTPRWHEQVEFRDRLRADPDLRDAYATLKRHLAARHASDREAYTEGKAGFVRAVLDGSA is encoded by the coding sequence ATGAGCGACTGGCCCGTGTGGGCGACCGAGGACGTGCACGTGGTGCCGGCGGACCCGGCGTGGGCGCAGCTCGGGGAGGCGCTGCGTACGCGGCTCGACGTCCTGCTCGCCCCGTGGCTCACCGCGCCGGTCGAGCACGTCGGCTCCACGTCGGTGCCCGGGCTCGACGCCAAGCCGGTGCTCGACGTGCAGGCGCAGGTCCGCGACCTCGCCTGCGCGGAGGAGCTCGCGGACGTGCTGGCGCCGGAGGGCTGGAACTACGTGCCGCCGGAGCTCGACGAGCGAGCCTGGCGGCGCTTCTACGTGCTGGTGCGCGACGACCGGCGCGCCGCGCACCTGCACGTGATGACCGCAGGCACGCCGCGCTGGCACGAGCAGGTCGAGTTCCGCGACCGGCTGCGCGCCGACCCCGACCTGCGCGACGCCTACGCCACGCTCAAGCGGCACCTCGCCGCACGGCACGCGAGCGACCGCGAGGCATACACCGAGGGCAAGGCCGGGTTCGTGCGTGCCGTGCTCGACGGGAGCGCGTGA
- a CDS encoding GNAT family N-acetyltransferase, which produces MLRGERMVLREFRREDVEARFAEQGNDWALHAVADDTAWRPRTLEQALARYDRAGSSGEPDPAHVWFTICRAGDPELAWVGDSGLWGLNEHQGTAHIGIALSRSARGEGLSTEVLRLLGFYAFRIRHLHRLSLETLGSNVPMQRAALAAGFVHEGTDRESAYVLGACVDELRFGLLASEWREHVPAAT; this is translated from the coding sequence ATGCTGCGGGGTGAGCGGATGGTGCTGCGGGAGTTCCGTCGCGAAGACGTGGAGGCGCGGTTCGCCGAGCAGGGCAACGACTGGGCCCTGCACGCGGTCGCCGACGACACCGCCTGGCGCCCGCGGACGCTGGAGCAGGCGCTCGCCCGCTACGACCGCGCGGGCAGCAGCGGCGAGCCCGACCCCGCCCACGTCTGGTTCACGATCTGCCGGGCGGGCGACCCCGAGCTGGCCTGGGTCGGCGACTCCGGGCTGTGGGGGCTCAACGAGCACCAGGGCACCGCCCACATCGGCATCGCCCTGAGCCGCAGCGCGCGCGGCGAGGGGCTGAGCACGGAGGTGCTGCGACTGCTGGGCTTCTACGCCTTCCGCATCCGCCACCTGCACCGGCTCTCGCTCGAGACACTGGGCAGCAACGTGCCGATGCAGCGGGCCGCGCTGGCCGCGGGCTTCGTGCACGAGGGCACCGACCGCGAGTCGGCCTACGTCCTGGGGGCCTGCGTCGACGAGCTGCGCTTCGGCCTGCTGGCCTCCGAGTGGCGGGAGCACGTACCCGCGGCCACGTAG